Below is a genomic region from Lonsdalea populi.
GCAAATATCCGGATAACCGGGGGCGAGACGTTTAAAATTTCTCCCAGCCGTCATTGTTGTCCGCACGCGCGGCGGGCAGAAGTTTCACAGCGGTTATCGGTTTCACCGCGGGGATGCTCATTGCCGAAATGGGGCCATTGTCGTCCTCTAACTGGAAGAGATCCACCACCTTGGACAAATCATGCGACTGCCGATCCAACTGCGCGACCGCAGCCGACGACTCCTGCACCAGCGCGGCATTTTGCTGGGTTACGCCGTCCAACTCGTGTACAGCCGGCCCGACCTGCGTGATGCCCTGCGTCTGCTCGTCGGTGGCGGCGTTGATTTCACCGATCAAGTCGCTGACGTGCGCAATGGCGGTGATGATGGTTTCCATCGCTTCGGAAGACTGCTGAACCTGCTTGTCGCCGACTTGCACATTGACCTCCGATTCCGCAATCAGTTCAGCGATCTCCTTCGCCGCCTGGGCACTGCGCTGCGCAAGGCTACGAACCTCACTCGCCACCACGGCGAATCCCCGTCCTTGCTCACCGCCGCGCACGGCTTCTACCTCTGCATTTAATGCCAGAATATTGGTCTGGAACGCAATGCCGTTAATCACATGGGTGATATCCAAAATCTTGCCGGAGCTGTCGGTAATTTTTGCCCTCGTTTTGGCCACGTTGCTGCCGATTTCTCCCCCCCTTCTTAGCTACGCCTGCGGCATCCTGCGCCAGCAGTAGCGAGATCGTTACGCTGAAGCGCGGCATTCATGGAGTCTACCGCATCACTAATCACCGCTTCCCGGATGGTATACACACCGTTCGCCGTGGCCGGCTCAATCCCGATATGTTCGGAATTTTTGAAGTTTTCCTGCGCCGTTTTCGTATTCTGAATGGCATCCCTGCGCCATATTCATCGTTTTCCTGGCATTAACCTGATCGTTCTCCTGCATATAATCCATCGCACGTCCCAAACGGATCACGGCGCGGAAATACTGGTCATTGCCGTAAATCAAGAAAGAGTCTTTTTTTCTGCACTTCATCCTGCGTCAGTAAATTTGTCGCCTGATTCAGAGAATAAATACTGTACTCCGACGCGATACCCCATATCACGATCGGTGTACCCACAACGGCTAATATCATCACATGTATGCTGATGTTTTAAAAAATACATATCCCACCCCATAAGAATATTTAATAGGTCCGCGCCCTGACGCGAACAATATTCTTTCTTTTCGATGAATGAATGTGCAGCGATGATTAACCATGTTCAGATGCGTTAAGTCCTGCCCTGCGTCGCTTCCTAACTATCTGATTTAAATCCCTGCAATAAATTGCAGCCAAGTTTAAACGGCGATAAGACCGCCGTGAAAAATACCTACCGGGTTTTAATGTCCCAAATATAGGCATGGGTATAAAAGGGGTATTCAGAGCCACGCTTTTATCTAAAGGGAAATGAGACCTGCATCGACGCCAGCGAAAAACAACTATTATTGGCCCTGCGGGTCTTGGCAATCTTGATTATATGGCGAGAGTTAAAAGAGAAAGAGGAATAAAAAACGCACCGGCGAAACCGGCGCGCTTAGTGATCCTGATTAACGATAAAAATTAAAACTGTTCCCAGTTGTCATTGCTGTTTGGCGTTTTGCTGGCGACAGGCGCAACAGCCAATGCCGGTTTTTGGCTCAGCGCTGGGCGTTTCAGTTCCAGTCCGTTTTGGCTGCGGCCCACCGCCGGATGCTCTTCGTTATCCAGTTTGAAGACCGTCACGGCATCGGTCAGATGACGCGCCTGCTCTTCCAGAGAAGCCGCGGCGGCGGAGGCTTCCTGCACCAACGCGGCGTTCTGCTGGGTCACGCCGTCCATTTGCGTCACCGCACTGCCGACCTGTTCAATGCCGCGGCTCTGCTCATCGGAGGCCGAGGCGATTTCCCCGATCAGGTCGTTGACATGGGTAATAGAGGTAATGATGGTGCCCATGGCTTCACCCGCTTTTTTCACCTGGGTGGATCCCATATCGACGCGCGATACGGATTCTGCGATCAGACCTTCGATCTCTTTGGCCGCCTGAGCGCTGCGCTGCGCCAGATTACGGACTTCACCTGCCACCACGGCGAAACCACGCCCCTGCTCACCGGCTCTGGCCGCTTCAACCGCCGCATTCAACGCCAGAATATTGGTCTGGAACGCAATGCCGTTAATGACGCTGGTGATGTCCGCGATTTTGCGGGAACTGGTCGCAATATCGTTCATCGTACCCACGACTTCATCCGTAATCTCGCCGCCTTTACGCGCGACGATAGACGCTTCGTGCGCCAGTTTGCTGGCCTGATGAACATTTTCAGCATTCATTTTCACGGTCGAGCTCAACTCCTCCATACTGGCGGCCGTTTCCTGCAACGCGGCGGCCTGCTGTTCGGTACGGGCGGACAGGTCGTTGTTGCCCAGGCGAATCTCGCTGGAACCCTGGTGGATGGATAATGCGCTAGCGCGGATGGTGCCCACCGTCGAACGCAGGCTGTTTTGCAAAAAGGTGACGTGCGGGAACAGCTGACCGGCGCAGTTGCGGCCAAACTCTTTCAAATCGTAGCTCAGTTGTCCTTCGCTCAGACGTTCAAGGTGCGACTTCAGCTGATTAATCGGCTTCACCAGATAGTTAACCAAATAACGGTCGCTGATGATCAAAATGATCAGGCCCAGCACCATCGTGGCAATCAGTATGCGCTTGTTCATTGAGGTCATCGCATGGACATCGTCAATGGCCTGGTTGGTTCGCAGCGCCTCGGCAAATTGGTCCGAATTGGCAGCGAAGCTGACGCTGAGGGCAGGATAAGTCACGCGGTAAATCTGGCGAAATTCGTCTATGCGACCCGCCTGTAACGCGGCGAACATGGGGTCGATACCCGACTCAATCAGCGCAGACCAGGTCGACGCCGTATGGGTGATCAACGTTGAGTCAATTTCCAGCGGATCGTTTTGGCGGAACTGTTCCAGCGCATCTTTAGTGTTTTGGATGGCGACGCTGGCTGAATCCAGCATGGTTTTAGCGGTTGCCGCATCACCGAGCTGGACATAGTCTGCGCTTCTCAGCATACGCGTCACCGCGCGAAAATAGTGATCG
It encodes:
- a CDS encoding methyl-accepting chemotaxis protein; translated protein: MAKTRAKITDSSGKILDITHVINGIAFQTNILALNAEVEAVRGGEQGRGFAVVASEVRSLAQRSAQAAKEIAELIAESEVNVQVGDKQVQQSSEAMETIITAIAHVSDLIGEINAATDEQTQGITQVGPAVHELDGVTQQNAALVQESSAAVAQLDRQSHDLSKVVDLFQLEDDNGPISAMSIPAVKPITAVKLLPAARADNNDGWEKF
- a CDS encoding methyl-accepting chemotaxis protein, which encodes MIFLKNVTIRAMMLITLGIFLLLWVGVSLFTVSEFNKMEALLDVNQSQKKSYLVLVKGGDHYFRAVTRMLRSADYVQLGDAATAKTMLDSASVAIQNTKDALEQFRQNDPLEIDSTLITHTASTWSALIESGIDPMFAALQAGRIDEFRQIYRVTYPALSVSFAANSDQFAEALRTNQAIDDVHAMTSMNKRILIATMVLGLIILIISDRYLVNYLVKPINQLKSHLERLSEGQLSYDLKEFGRNCAGQLFPHVTFLQNSLRSTVGTIRASALSIHQGSSEIRLGNNDLSARTEQQAAALQETAASMEELSSTVKMNAENVHQASKLAHEASIVARKGGEITDEVVGTMNDIATSSRKIADITSVINGIAFQTNILALNAAVEAARAGEQGRGFAVVAGEVRNLAQRSAQAAKEIEGLIAESVSRVDMGSTQVKKAGEAMGTIITSITHVNDLIGEIASASDEQSRGIEQVGSAVTQMDGVTQQNAALVQEASAAAASLEEQARHLTDAVTVFKLDNEEHPAVGRSQNGLELKRPALSQKPALAVAPVASKTPNSNDNWEQF